In Prunus dulcis chromosome 2, ALMONDv2, whole genome shotgun sequence, a single genomic region encodes these proteins:
- the LOC117617956 gene encoding lysophospholipid acyltransferase LPEAT2 translates to MADNDLASPLISSPPSDHPHLILTVQDDTDTDHNNHNGNHGSNSTHHHFRNPYAFLGSDGFTVPGSTTADPFRNHTLEIRGLYEWLKIGICLPIALARLVLFGASLLIGFVATKLALQGWKDKKNPMPKWRCRIMWITRVCTRCILFSFGYHWIRRKGKPAPREIAPIVVSNHVSFIEPIFYFYELFPTIVASESHDSLPLVGTIIRAMQVIYVNRFSASSRKHAVSEIKRKASCDRFPRVLLFPEGTTTNGRFLISFELGAFIPGFPIQPVTVRYPHVHFDQSWGHISLAKLMFRMFTQFHNFMEVEYLPVVSTLDNKKESAVRFSERTCHAMATSLNVVQTSHSYGDLMLLMKATQSKSKLERPASYMVEMATVKSLLHISSMEAVDFLDKFLSMNPDPRGHVNYSGFLRVLRLKACTFSEEIFAFIDVEKSGSITFKQFLFGSVHVLKQPLFRRACELVFSEYVSGENDYISEQENQFGESVRPAIPDLNEDEVHELFNLFDADGDGRISKDEFWTCLKRNPLLIALFSPCLLNKDISQDGNRLVEEIV, encoded by the exons ATGGCGGACAACGATCTCGCCTCGCCTCTCATCTCTTCTCCACCCTCCGATCACCCTCACTTGATCCTCACCGTCCAAGACGACACCGACACAGACCACAACAACCACAACGGCAATCACGGCAGCAACAGCACCCACCACCACTTTCGCAACCCATATGCGTTTCTCGGGTCGGATGGGTTCACCGTGCCCGGTTCGACCACTGCGGACCCGTTTAGGAACCACACACTGGAGATTCGTGGGCTTTACGAGTGGTTAAAGATCGGAATTTGCTTGCCCATCGCGCTGGCTCGGCTTGTGCTCTTTGGGGCCTCTTTGCTGATTGGGTTTGTGGCTACAAAATTGGCTCTTCAGGGATGGAAGGACAAGAAGAACCCTATGCCTAAGTGGAGGTGCAGGATTATGTGGATCACTAGAGTCTGTACTCGTTGTATTCTGTTCTCTTTTGG CTACCATTGGATAAGACGGAAAGGAAAACCTGCTCCCAGAGAAATTGCTCCAATAGTTGTATCTAACCATGTATCATTCATTGAACCTATCTTCTATTTCTATGAATTATTCCCTACAATCGTGGCATCCGAATCCCATGATTCCCTACCCTTGGTTGGAACAATCATCAGAGCAATGCAG GTGATATATGTAAATAGGTTTTCTGCATCATCAAGGAAGCACGCTGTTAGTGAAATAAAG AGAAAAGCTTCTTGCGATAGATTTCCTCGAGTGCTTTTATTTCCTGAGGGAACCACAACCAACGGAAGATTTCTCATTTCATTTGAACTTGGTGCATTCATCCCTGGTTTCCCCATACAACCAGTAACTGTACGCTATCCCCATGTACACTTTGACCAATCCTG GGGGCACATTTCTTTGGCAAAGCTCATGTTTAGAATGTTCACACAGTTTCACAATTTCATGGAG GTAGAGTATCTTCCTGTTGTCTCAACCCTTGataacaagaaagaaagtgcTGTTCGTTTTTCTGAGAGG ACTTGTCATGCTATGGCAACTTCACTCAATGTTGTACAGACATCTCATTCTTATGGAGACTTAATGCTTCTTATGAAAGCAACTCAGTCGAAATCGAAACTG GAGCGCCCCGCATCTTATATGGTTGAAATGGCGACTGTAAAATCA TTACTCCATATAAGCAGCATGGAAGCTGTGGACTTTCTGGATAAGTTTCTTTCTATGAATCCAGACCCTAG AGGTCATGTTAACTACAGTGGTTTCCTGAGGGTTCTAAGACTCAAGGCCTGTACCTTTTCCGAAGAG ATATTTGCTTTCATTGATGTTGAAAAAAGTGGATCAATCACGTTTAAGCAG TTCTTGTTTGGGTCTGTGCATGTCCTGAAGCAGCCCTTGTTCCGGCGAGCCTGTGAATTAGTTTTTTCTGAATATGTTTCTGGGGAGAATGACTACATTTCAGAACAAGAA AATCAGTTTGGAGAGTCCGTCAGGCCTGCAATCCCGGATTTGAATGAGGATGAG GTCCATGAACTGTTTAATCTATTTGATGCTGATGGTGATGGAAGGATCAGCAAGGATGAATTTTGGACCTGTCTAAAAAGAAACCCACTACTGATTGCGCTTTTCTCACCTTGTTTGCTTAACAAGGACATTTCACAAGATGGTAATAGGTTGGTGGAGGAGATTGTGTAG
- the LOC117620398 gene encoding CRS2-associated factor 1, mitochondrial, with amino-acid sequence MFLTRLSRLNPNPLLLILTRHLSNSSKLHDRYSFKPPPSLSPNTQGQNPNHNNPKKKQKPQYRPPSSLDRTGQKPIHSDLPFDFRYSYTESSPTVRPIGLREPKYSPFGPGRIDREWIGVCAPAVDPKVRSVEGAEEDPKLEEKRKRRRQKVQGEPLTPAERKILVDKCQRPKTKRQINLGRDGLTHNMLNDIQNHWKHDEAVRIKCLGVPTVDMKNVCTQLEDKTFGKIIHRHGGVLVLYRGRNYKPKKRPVIPLMLWRPHEPVYPRLIKTTIDGLSIEETKEMRKRGLVVPPLTKLAKNGYYGSLVSMVRDAFICCELVRIDCQGLEKSDYKKIGCKLRDLVPCILVTFEKEQIVVWRGKDYKPLEDGYFLPDRELFDNPEGDLVSGKEGCGNSDGSSSEKEFDSGEE; translated from the exons ATGTTTCTCACCAGGCTCTCCCGCCTAAACCCAAACCCACTCCTACTCATTCTCACGCGCCACCTCTCCAACTCCTCGAAACTCCACGACCGCTACTCCTTCAAACCCCCACCCTCCCTTTCCCCAAACACCCAAGGCCAAAACCCGAACCATAATAACCCCAAGAAGAAGCAGAAACCCCAGTATCGCCCGCCATCGTCCCTTGACCGAACGGGTCAGAAGCCGATACATTCGGATTTGCCCTTCGATTTCAGGTACAGCTACACCGAGAGCAGCCCGACGGTGAGGCCCATTGGGCTGCGCGAGCCCAAGTACTCGCCTTTTGGGCCGGGGCGGATTGACCGGGAATGGATCGGGGTGTGTGCGCCGGCTGTGGACCCCAAGGTGAGGTCCGTGGAGGGAGCAGAGGAGGATCCGAAAttggaagagaagaggaagaggaggagacAGAAGGTTCAGGGAGAGCCTCTAACTCCGGCTGAGAGGAAAATATTGGTGGACAAGTGCCAGAGGCCCAAAACCAAGAGGCAAATCAATTTGG GCAGAGATGGTTTAACTCACAATATGCTGAATGATATTCAAAACCATTGGAAACATGATGAAGCAGTGAGGATAAAATGTCTAGGTGTTCCCACCGTTGACATGAAAAATGTTTGCACCCAACTTGAG GACAAAACCTTCGGAAAAATCATCCACAGACATGGTGGTGTACTTGTATTATACAGAGGCAGGAACTATAAACCCAAGAAAAGGCCCGTGATTCCATTAATGTTGTGGAGGCCACATGAGCCCGTATATCCCAGGCTGATCAAAACTACAATTGATGGCCTAAGCATTGAGGAAACAAAGGAAATGAGGAAGAGAGGATTAGTTGTCCCTCCTTTAACAAAACTTG CCAAGAATGGTTATTATGGTAGTCTGGTATCCATGGTTAGAGATGCTTTTATCTGCTGTGAGCTGGTTCGGATAGACTGCCAGGGTCTTGAGAAGAGTGATTACAAGAAAATAGGCTGCAAACTCAGG GATCTTGTGCCTTGTATCCTGGTGACATTTGAGAAGGAACAGATTGTGGTTTGGAGAGGGAAGGACTATAAGCCTCTAGAGGATGGATACTTCCTTCCAGATCGAGAACTGTTTGATAATCCAGAAGGGGATTTGGTTTCAGGAAAAGAGGGGTGTGGTAACTCAGATGGCAGCAGTAgcgaaaaggaatttgactcTGGTGAAGAGTAG
- the LOC117619199 gene encoding glyoxylate/hydroxypyruvate reductase HPR3-like isoform X1 yields MAVGLLLDVMRNISASDRFVRDGFWVSKGDFALGSKIGGKRVGIVGLGNIGLEVAKRLKAFGCNILYNSRKKKPFVSYPFFPDVCELAANSDVLVICCGLNAQTHHVINKKVLLALGRGGVIVNVGRGAIMDEKEMVQCLVRGEIGGAGLDVFENEPHVPKELFALDNVVLSPHHAGLTPECFTALRELVVGNLEAFFSNRPLLSQVENN; encoded by the exons ATGGCCGTGGGGCTGCTTCTCGATGTCATGAGAAATATTTCGGCTTCCGATCGGTTTGTCCgagatgggttttgggttAGCAAGGGTGATTTTGCTCTGGGTTCTAAG ATAGGAGGCAAACGAGTTGGGATTGTTGGATTGGGAAACATTGGCTTAGAAGTTGCTAAGAGACTCAAGGCCTTTGGTTGCAATATCTTATATAactcaaggaagaaaaaacCATTTGTTTCGTACCCTTTCTTTCCTGATGTATGTGAACTTGCAGCTAATAGCGATGTGCTTGTCATTTGTTGTGGTTTGAATGCTCAAACCCACCACGTGATTAACAAGAAAGTCTTGTTGGCATTGGGAAGAGGGGGGGTGATTGTGAATGTAGGACGTGGGGCTATAATGGACGAGAAGGAAATGGTGCAGTGTTTGGTGCGAGGCGAGATTGGAGGTGCTGGTTTGGATGTGTTTGAGAATGAGCCTCATGTTCCTAAAGAGCTCTTTGCATTGGATAATGTCGTACTGTCACCACATCATGCTGGCCTTACACCAGAATGTTTCACGGCTTTGCGCGAATTAGTAGTAGGGAATTTGGAAGCATTCTTCTCAAACAGACCATTGCTTTCTCAAGTGGAGAATAATTGA
- the LOC117619199 gene encoding glyoxylate/hydroxypyruvate reductase HPR3-like isoform X2 gives MIGGKRVGIVGLGNIGLEVAKRLKAFGCNILYNSRKKKPFVSYPFFPDVCELAANSDVLVICCGLNAQTHHVINKKVLLALGRGGVIVNVGRGAIMDEKEMVQCLVRGEIGGAGLDVFENEPHVPKELFALDNVVLSPHHAGLTPECFTALRELVVGNLEAFFSNRPLLSQVENN, from the exons ATG ATAGGAGGCAAACGAGTTGGGATTGTTGGATTGGGAAACATTGGCTTAGAAGTTGCTAAGAGACTCAAGGCCTTTGGTTGCAATATCTTATATAactcaaggaagaaaaaacCATTTGTTTCGTACCCTTTCTTTCCTGATGTATGTGAACTTGCAGCTAATAGCGATGTGCTTGTCATTTGTTGTGGTTTGAATGCTCAAACCCACCACGTGATTAACAAGAAAGTCTTGTTGGCATTGGGAAGAGGGGGGGTGATTGTGAATGTAGGACGTGGGGCTATAATGGACGAGAAGGAAATGGTGCAGTGTTTGGTGCGAGGCGAGATTGGAGGTGCTGGTTTGGATGTGTTTGAGAATGAGCCTCATGTTCCTAAAGAGCTCTTTGCATTGGATAATGTCGTACTGTCACCACATCATGCTGGCCTTACACCAGAATGTTTCACGGCTTTGCGCGAATTAGTAGTAGGGAATTTGGAAGCATTCTTCTCAAACAGACCATTGCTTTCTCAAGTGGAGAATAATTGA